The proteins below come from a single Gimesia alba genomic window:
- the eno gene encoding phosphopyruvate hydratase, translating to MSIAISSVHAREILDSRGNPTVEVDIELEDGTVGRAAVPSGASTGMHEACELRDADKKDRFLGKGVQQAVQNVNTEIADVLVDLDACDQLLIDRVMLDLDGTENKSRLGANAILACSLASAHAAAHASDLPLFRYLGGVGANRLPAPMMNIINGGEHASNGIDLQEFMVMPLGFDNFSDSLRCGTEIFHSLKKVLSSKGLSTAVGDEGGFAPDLPNSEDAIDVILTAIEQAGYKAGDQVKIALDAASTEFYNSETGIYTVEGREFDSAGMVDFLASWVEKYPICSIEDGLAEDDWDGWKLLTDRLGDKVQLVGDDLFVTNPKRLQRGIDEGIANSILVKVNQIGTLSETIEAVQLAGRNGYTAVMSHRSGETEDTTIADLAVALCTGQIKTGSASRTDRICKYNQLLRIEEILGNEATFGGTIS from the coding sequence ATGAGTATTGCCATTAGTTCCGTTCATGCCCGTGAAATTCTTGACAGTCGCGGGAATCCCACCGTGGAAGTGGATATCGAGCTGGAAGATGGAACTGTTGGTCGCGCTGCGGTGCCCAGTGGTGCCAGCACAGGCATGCACGAAGCCTGTGAACTGCGTGACGCCGATAAAAAAGACCGTTTTCTGGGCAAAGGCGTTCAGCAGGCGGTTCAAAATGTAAACACCGAGATTGCCGATGTTCTGGTGGATCTGGATGCTTGCGACCAACTGTTGATTGACCGGGTCATGCTGGACCTGGATGGAACCGAAAATAAATCGCGTCTGGGAGCGAATGCGATTTTGGCTTGCTCTCTGGCATCTGCTCACGCAGCAGCACACGCTTCTGATCTGCCGTTGTTCCGTTACCTGGGTGGCGTGGGAGCGAATCGTCTACCGGCCCCGATGATGAATATCATCAATGGTGGTGAGCACGCCAGCAATGGGATCGACCTGCAGGAATTCATGGTGATGCCGCTGGGCTTCGATAACTTCAGTGATTCTCTGCGTTGTGGAACCGAAATTTTCCACTCGTTAAAGAAAGTCCTTTCTTCCAAGGGACTGAGTACCGCTGTTGGTGATGAAGGTGGATTTGCTCCGGATCTGCCGAACAGTGAAGACGCGATTGATGTTATTTTGACCGCCATTGAACAGGCAGGTTACAAAGCCGGCGATCAGGTCAAGATCGCTCTGGATGCCGCATCAACCGAATTCTACAACTCGGAAACTGGAATCTATACGGTTGAAGGCCGGGAATTCGATTCCGCAGGCATGGTCGATTTCCTTGCATCCTGGGTTGAGAAGTACCCGATCTGTTCAATCGAAGACGGTCTGGCAGAAGACGACTGGGATGGTTGGAAGCTGTTAACAGACCGTCTGGGAGACAAAGTGCAACTGGTGGGTGATGACCTGTTCGTGACCAATCCCAAACGCTTGCAGCGCGGCATCGATGAGGGAATCGCCAACAGTATTCTGGTCAAAGTCAATCAGATTGGAACACTGTCTGAAACCATCGAAGCAGTCCAGTTGGCAGGCCGCAACGGTTACACCGCTGTGATGAGCCATCGTTCTGGTGAGACTGAAGATACCACAATCGCAGACCTTGCCGTCGCTTTGTGTACCGGTCAAATCAAAACAGGTTCTGCCAGCCGAACCGATCGGATCTGTAAGTACAATCAGTTGCTCAGAATCGAAGAAATTCTGGGGAATGAAGCCACCTTTGGCGGTACGATTTCCTGA
- a CDS encoding phosphatidylserine decarboxylase, whose protein sequence is MSSTSPQTSQQTTGKSYAPLAVEAMDPQLKTIQPGGGMIINLEMLWGRWRRFWLKTFRRGYIQKMESTRKGDFNPCPHEVLDPRDLKYYENQGGYYWDAQDDPFAYRSRLPFAREGLAELIVLSTLFFGGMAVLAGLILSSQMSGILAIIGWLLVFTLFLFGLEIVWFFRNPRRKIPEGEGVVVSPADGTFDTIEEIDHHEFIGGPAIEIGIFLSIFNVHINRMPAAGKIIKLTYRPGKCLNALRPESTRENERLEIYLQTPEPTMRPMLVQQITGAIARRIVCRLKPGDELSKGAQFGMIKLGSRTVIVFPKEEGLEILAKPGDKLKAGSSILAKYAARD, encoded by the coding sequence ATGAGTTCAACTTCACCACAAACCAGCCAGCAAACAACAGGAAAATCGTACGCCCCGCTTGCTGTCGAAGCGATGGACCCCCAGCTGAAAACAATCCAGCCGGGGGGTGGTATGATTATCAACCTGGAAATGCTCTGGGGACGTTGGCGGCGATTCTGGTTGAAAACGTTTCGGCGTGGCTATATCCAGAAAATGGAGAGCACGCGCAAAGGCGATTTCAACCCCTGCCCGCACGAGGTGCTCGACCCGCGCGATTTAAAATATTACGAAAATCAGGGAGGCTACTACTGGGACGCACAAGATGATCCGTTTGCCTACCGCAGTCGTCTGCCGTTTGCCCGGGAAGGGTTGGCAGAACTGATTGTGCTCTCAACGCTGTTCTTCGGGGGTATGGCGGTGCTAGCAGGACTGATTCTGTCCAGCCAGATGTCGGGTATCCTCGCGATCATAGGCTGGCTGCTGGTCTTCACTCTGTTTTTATTTGGTCTGGAAATCGTCTGGTTCTTTCGCAACCCCAGGCGTAAGATTCCTGAAGGAGAAGGCGTGGTCGTCTCCCCCGCCGATGGAACATTCGATACCATCGAAGAAATCGACCACCACGAATTCATAGGCGGCCCTGCCATTGAAATCGGTATCTTTCTCTCCATTTTTAACGTCCACATCAACCGCATGCCCGCTGCAGGCAAAATAATAAAGCTGACCTATCGACCCGGTAAATGTCTGAATGCACTCCGTCCCGAATCAACGCGGGAAAATGAGCGTTTGGAAATCTACCTGCAAACCCCCGAACCTACTATGAGACCGATGCTCGTACAACAAATCACGGGTGCCATTGCCCGTCGGATCGTGTGTCGGTTGAAGCCGGGAGACGAATTATCCAAGGGCGCCCAGTTTGGTATGATCAAACTGGGTTCGCGAACCGTGATCGTGTTTCCCAAAGAAGAAGGTCTGGAAATTCTGGCAAAACCAGGTGATAAACTGAAAGCCGGTTCGAGCATCCTGGCAAAATATGCAGCGCGGGACTAG
- the pssA gene encoding CDP-diacylglycerol--serine O-phosphatidyltransferase produces MKKKRKLIAVLPTLLTLGNAACGFGAITYAAKVGPEYLGQTASGGLTRMLGTSPGLFNSFENQHLFIAAVLIFVAMLFDALDGSAARWTNQTSEFGAQLDSLCDAISFGIAPAFLMLQMIQFNTEFYHPRLLWVIALLFAVCTILRLARFNVETDEDDSHEGFSGLPSPAAAGTVASFPIAMRGLYKLADTEPDSITQSLAQWLIPAVEMALPLITLAVAALMVSRIRYAHVFNQLFTGQRSRRHVIQLVFSMALIFLVRELAIPVLFCYFAFSSPIRAFWEEVVSGRLYKSRQI; encoded by the coding sequence ATGAAAAAGAAGCGTAAACTGATCGCTGTGCTCCCGACGTTACTCACGCTGGGGAATGCCGCCTGCGGTTTCGGCGCGATCACCTATGCCGCAAAAGTCGGTCCCGAGTACCTCGGCCAGACTGCCAGCGGCGGTTTAACCCGGATGCTGGGCACCTCACCCGGCCTGTTCAATTCGTTCGAAAACCAGCACCTGTTTATTGCCGCAGTCTTAATTTTCGTAGCCATGCTGTTTGACGCTCTCGATGGTAGCGCTGCCCGCTGGACCAATCAAACCAGTGAATTCGGCGCGCAACTCGACAGTTTGTGCGATGCGATCAGTTTCGGTATCGCGCCTGCCTTCCTGATGCTGCAGATGATTCAGTTTAATACAGAATTTTACCACCCCCGACTCCTCTGGGTCATCGCCCTGTTGTTTGCCGTCTGTACCATTCTCCGACTGGCCCGGTTCAACGTGGAAACGGATGAGGATGACTCGCACGAAGGTTTCAGCGGGCTCCCTTCTCCGGCGGCTGCAGGAACCGTCGCTTCTTTCCCCATCGCCATGCGTGGCCTGTATAAGCTGGCCGATACCGAACCCGATTCGATTACCCAGTCACTTGCCCAGTGGCTGATCCCGGCAGTGGAAATGGCACTCCCGCTGATCACTCTGGCTGTGGCTGCTCTGATGGTTTCACGGATTCGATATGCTCATGTGTTTAACCAGTTGTTCACCGGACAACGCAGCCGGCGGCATGTGATACAGCTTGTTTTCTCGATGGCCCTGATCTTCCTGGTCCGGGAACTGGCGATCCCGGTTTTATTCTGTTATTTTGCATTTTCGTCTCCAATTCGGGCTTTTTGGGAAGAAGTTGTCTCCGGGCGACTATACAAATCGAGACAAATTTGA
- a CDS encoding riboflavin synthase, with protein sequence MFTGLVEGRGTVHLLEPNGSAIDLTLEIPELIIHEAHIGDSVAINGCCLTVIEINNSFLKFQAGSETLAKTNLGLLSVGDQVNLERPLAANGRLGGHFVQGHVDGVGSIKSIDQDGEWITMWFDVPQELALQMVPKGSVTIDGISLTIVECQPTAFSIALIPHTLEVTTLGQKQVGSVVNIETDILGKYVTKLIPITLDGFNERR encoded by the coding sequence ATGTTTACGGGACTGGTCGAGGGCCGGGGTACCGTTCATCTTCTGGAACCGAACGGCTCTGCCATCGATTTAACGCTTGAGATTCCGGAACTCATTATTCATGAGGCCCACATCGGTGATAGTGTGGCCATCAATGGCTGCTGCCTGACTGTGATTGAAATTAACAACAGTTTCCTGAAATTTCAGGCCGGCTCAGAAACTCTGGCAAAAACCAATCTGGGTCTGCTCTCCGTCGGTGATCAGGTAAACCTCGAACGTCCTCTGGCAGCGAATGGGCGACTGGGGGGGCACTTTGTCCAAGGTCACGTGGATGGCGTGGGGTCGATCAAATCCATCGACCAGGACGGAGAATGGATTACAATGTGGTTCGATGTTCCCCAGGAACTTGCCCTGCAGATGGTGCCCAAAGGATCGGTCACCATTGATGGAATCAGTTTGACGATTGTGGAATGCCAGCCAACCGCTTTCAGTATCGCGCTCATCCCGCACACTCTGGAAGTAACCACACTCGGCCAAAAACAGGTTGGCAGCGTTGTGAATATCGAAACAGATATCCTCGGGAAGTACGTAACGAAACTCATTCCCATAACACTTGATGGTTTCAATGAAAGAAGATGA
- the rsmA gene encoding 16S rRNA (adenine(1518)-N(6)/adenine(1519)-N(6))-dimethyltransferase RsmA has translation MKEDERQTRSYLMQLFERHGFNPRSDLGQNFLIDLNIIEYVVQHGHIQPQDIVLEVGTGTGGMTTFMAQKARHVITVEYDRNMHTLASEATQRYDNITLLNCDALKNKNHLSPTVINAIEEQLAANPGSQLKLVANLPYNVATPIISNIVASDLPWNRMVVTIQYELGLKMSCKPSTSNYGALSVWLQSQCFVKLLKKLGPTVFWPRPKVDSAIVQLTPNPPLKKTIKDRVFFQDFLRRIFQHRRKLMRSTLVGMYSKQLSKPAVDEILLAHNIDKEKTRAEELTVPEMIALANSFQEQIAQQASI, from the coding sequence ATGAAAGAAGATGAAAGGCAGACTCGATCTTATTTAATGCAGCTCTTCGAGCGGCATGGCTTTAACCCGCGCTCTGATCTGGGCCAAAACTTTCTGATCGATCTGAATATCATCGAATACGTCGTTCAACACGGCCATATTCAACCGCAGGACATCGTATTGGAAGTGGGCACCGGAACCGGCGGAATGACCACTTTCATGGCACAGAAGGCCCGGCACGTGATTACGGTCGAATACGATCGCAACATGCATACGCTGGCCAGTGAAGCCACCCAACGCTACGACAATATCACACTACTCAACTGTGACGCCTTAAAAAATAAAAACCACCTGTCGCCCACGGTAATCAATGCGATAGAAGAACAGTTGGCCGCCAATCCCGGCAGTCAACTCAAACTGGTTGCCAATCTGCCCTACAATGTCGCCACACCGATTATATCCAACATCGTTGCCTCTGACCTCCCCTGGAATCGCATGGTCGTTACGATTCAGTATGAACTCGGTTTAAAAATGTCCTGTAAACCATCGACTTCCAATTATGGTGCACTGTCGGTCTGGTTGCAGTCGCAATGCTTTGTCAAACTTTTGAAAAAACTGGGGCCCACAGTTTTCTGGCCGCGCCCAAAAGTGGATTCCGCGATCGTACAACTCACGCCGAACCCGCCACTCAAAAAAACGATCAAAGACCGTGTCTTCTTTCAGGATTTTCTGAGACGGATTTTCCAGCACCGGCGAAAATTGATGCGGAGCACTCTAGTAGGCATGTACAGCAAGCAGCTATCCAAGCCGGCCGTTGATGAAATTTTATTAGCCCACAATATTGATAAAGAAAAAACGCGGGCGGAAGAACTCACCGTACCTGAAATGATTGCACTCGCAAATTCGTTTCAGGAACAGATCGCACAACAAGCAAGTATTTAG
- the guaB gene encoding IMP dehydrogenase produces the protein MEDRIICQGITFDDVLLQPAYSEVMPSEVSVASQLTKNIPLNVPIISSPMDTVTESDMAIGMAQEGGIGVIHKNMTPEQQSMQVDLVKRSEHGVIVDPVTLPPEATVAEAAEIMQRRNIGGVPVTKNGKLAGILTSRDLRFLDSPDTCISEVMTKDKLVTAAEDTTLEEAQRILLENKVEKLLLVDENYQLKGLITIKDIDKTMQFPLASKDSRGRLRVGAAVGVHDFERAALLIEKGVDLLVVDSAHGHSGNVVQTVREIKSRWDIDVVAGNVATEQGARDLADAGADAVKVGIGPGSICTTRIISGVGVPQLTAISNAAKALEGTGIPVIADGGIRYSGDIAKALAAGAHTVMLGGLLAGLDESPGELILYQGRSFKRYRGMGSMGAMVKGSSERYRQSSISQDGKDTAKKLVPEGVEGRVPYKGPLQNLLYQLVGGLRAGMGYLGVQSIAEMRTEARFIQVSAATVRENHPHDISVTQEAPNYTAEHSME, from the coding sequence ATGGAAGATCGTATTATCTGTCAGGGAATAACCTTCGATGATGTTCTGCTGCAACCTGCTTATAGTGAAGTGATGCCTTCCGAAGTCAGTGTTGCCAGCCAACTCACGAAAAATATCCCCCTCAATGTTCCCATCATCAGCAGCCCCATGGACACCGTCACCGAAAGTGATATGGCGATCGGCATGGCCCAGGAAGGCGGTATTGGCGTTATTCATAAGAATATGACGCCGGAACAACAGTCAATGCAGGTCGACCTGGTAAAACGCAGCGAACACGGCGTGATTGTCGATCCGGTCACACTGCCCCCCGAAGCCACAGTGGCAGAAGCTGCCGAAATCATGCAACGGCGAAACATCGGAGGGGTTCCTGTCACGAAAAATGGGAAGCTTGCGGGAATTTTAACGAGCAGAGACTTACGATTTCTTGACTCCCCAGACACCTGCATTTCCGAAGTAATGACGAAAGATAAGCTTGTAACGGCTGCGGAAGATACAACGCTTGAAGAAGCACAGCGGATATTATTGGAAAATAAGGTCGAGAAACTTCTGCTGGTTGACGAAAATTATCAACTGAAGGGGCTCATTACGATTAAAGACATCGACAAGACGATGCAGTTCCCGCTGGCCTCAAAAGATTCACGAGGACGGCTGCGTGTGGGAGCTGCGGTGGGTGTGCATGATTTCGAACGAGCCGCTTTACTGATTGAGAAGGGCGTTGATCTCCTGGTTGTTGACAGTGCGCATGGCCATTCCGGCAATGTCGTACAGACCGTGAGAGAAATTAAAAGCCGATGGGACATCGATGTAGTTGCCGGAAATGTGGCGACAGAACAGGGTGCCCGTGACTTGGCAGATGCAGGTGCCGATGCCGTCAAAGTCGGAATTGGGCCCGGATCAATCTGTACAACGCGAATTATCTCAGGTGTCGGTGTGCCGCAATTAACGGCCATTTCCAATGCTGCGAAAGCATTGGAAGGGACTGGAATCCCAGTCATCGCCGATGGGGGGATTCGTTACAGTGGTGACATCGCCAAAGCACTGGCAGCCGGTGCTCATACGGTGATGTTAGGGGGTTTGCTCGCCGGTCTGGACGAAAGTCCGGGTGAGTTGATTCTGTATCAGGGTCGTAGCTTTAAGCGCTACCGTGGTATGGGGTCGATGGGAGCAATGGTTAAAGGTAGTAGCGAACGCTACCGCCAAAGTTCAATCAGTCAAGATGGAAAGGACACTGCTAAAAAACTGGTACCTGAAGGAGTAGAAGGACGCGTGCCTTATAAAGGTCCGCTGCAGAATCTGCTCTATCAACTCGTAGGTGGACTACGGGCAGGCATGGGTTATTTAGGCGTCCAATCTATCGCGGAAATGCGAACAGAAGCTCGTTTTATTCAGGTTTCTGCAGCAACGGTTAGGGAGAACCATCCGCATGATATTTCAGTCACTCAGGAAGCACCAAATTACACAGCCGAACATTCCATGGAATAG
- a CDS encoding glycosyltransferase family 4 protein codes for MKRIALLFEFGSLNGGEHSMLSVLARLHGRSFEFTAFCPAESPLAAQLAALNIECHPVSFHDRDGQRLAREDIAAQMLPTLQVGGFDLLHANSLSMSRLTGAFATRWPVPCSGHLRDIMKLSKATIRDLNQNRCLVAVSEATRAFHIAQGLAPERVTVCYNGVDVKRFQPRPATGALKQELGLPDEARLCLTIGQLGLRKGQDVLAEAAALLAAQGDQSTHFVLVGERNSQKQESIDYDREITTAFAQPGLKGRLHRLGYREDIPWLMNEADLLVHPAKQEPLGRVLLEAIASGLPIAATDVGGTAEIVTHEVSALLVPASNARALADAIKRTLSDRSLSESLAEAARQRALEQFTGEQAAERMASFWQELCG; via the coding sequence GTGAAACGGATTGCCCTCTTATTTGAGTTTGGCTCGTTGAATGGGGGCGAGCATTCGATGCTGTCCGTGCTCGCGCGGCTGCACGGGCGATCGTTTGAATTCACAGCATTTTGTCCGGCAGAGAGTCCGTTAGCCGCGCAGCTGGCAGCACTGAATATCGAATGCCACCCGGTCTCCTTTCATGACAGAGACGGGCAGCGTTTGGCGCGGGAAGACATCGCAGCGCAGATGCTCCCCACTTTGCAAGTGGGCGGCTTTGATTTACTGCATGCGAACAGTCTTTCGATGTCACGTTTGACCGGCGCTTTCGCAACACGGTGGCCGGTTCCCTGTTCGGGGCACTTGCGGGATATCATGAAGCTCAGCAAAGCCACGATCCGGGATTTGAACCAGAACCGGTGTTTGGTTGCGGTTTCCGAAGCCACCCGAGCGTTTCACATCGCACAGGGGCTTGCGCCGGAGAGGGTCACCGTCTGCTATAACGGCGTGGATGTCAAACGCTTTCAACCACGACCGGCGACAGGGGCGCTGAAACAGGAACTGGGACTTCCTGACGAAGCAAGGCTCTGCCTCACCATCGGACAACTCGGGCTCCGCAAAGGGCAGGATGTTCTTGCGGAAGCAGCGGCGCTCCTGGCAGCGCAGGGAGACCAGAGTACGCATTTTGTACTCGTCGGAGAACGGAACTCACAGAAGCAGGAGAGCATTGACTATGATCGGGAGATTACGACTGCTTTCGCGCAACCGGGGTTAAAGGGCCGCCTGCATCGGCTGGGATATCGGGAAGACATCCCGTGGTTGATGAACGAAGCCGACCTGCTGGTGCATCCCGCGAAACAGGAACCGCTGGGGCGGGTGCTGCTGGAAGCGATTGCCAGCGGTTTGCCAATCGCGGCGACGGATGTTGGCGGGACTGCAGAAATCGTGACACACGAAGTATCTGCATTACTCGTCCCCGCCAGTAATGCAAGGGCCTTAGCCGATGCGATCAAACGGACGTTAAGCGATCGAAGTCTCAGTGAGTCCCTCGCGGAGGCGGCCCGGCAACGGGCATTGGAACAGTTCACCGGCGAACAGGCGGCCGAACGCATGGCATCGTTTTGGCAGGAATTGTGCGGTTAA
- a CDS encoding sugar phosphate isomerase/epimerase family protein produces the protein MQSNLNRRQMLAATGGVLAAGLTATTSALAAPSRTRSAAEPFGYCFNTSTIRGQKLGIVEQIDLTSQAGYDSIEPWMRDIDDYVKAGGSLADLKKRIQDADLTVESAIGFAQWIVDDDAKRKEGLEQAKRDMDTLRQIGGIRIAAPPTGATNQTDLNLFEAAKRYRALLELGDQMGVIPQVEVWGFSKSLSRLGESMFVAIESGHPEACLLPDVYHIYKGGSDFAGLGLLSGSAIQVFHVNDYPADPPRETINDSHRVYPGDGVATLSEIFRMIHRAGFRGALSLELFNRDYWKQDPLVVAQTGLRKTREAVLKAKLDQPIKAD, from the coding sequence ATGCAATCGAATCTCAACCGACGCCAGATGCTGGCTGCAACAGGCGGCGTCTTAGCGGCTGGTCTTACTGCGACTACTTCTGCGCTCGCTGCTCCCTCCCGCACACGCAGTGCCGCTGAGCCCTTTGGCTACTGTTTTAATACGAGTACGATTCGAGGTCAGAAACTCGGGATCGTGGAGCAGATCGATCTCACGTCCCAAGCCGGCTACGATTCAATCGAACCCTGGATGCGCGACATCGACGATTACGTCAAAGCCGGCGGTTCGCTGGCTGACCTGAAAAAACGCATTCAGGATGCCGATCTCACTGTCGAGAGTGCCATCGGCTTCGCGCAGTGGATTGTCGATGATGACGCAAAACGCAAAGAAGGACTGGAACAAGCCAAGCGTGATATGGACACGCTACGTCAGATTGGTGGAATTCGGATCGCAGCCCCTCCGACAGGAGCGACCAATCAGACGGATTTGAATCTGTTCGAAGCAGCCAAACGGTATCGGGCGTTGCTGGAGTTGGGCGATCAGATGGGAGTGATCCCACAAGTCGAGGTCTGGGGCTTTTCCAAGTCACTGTCGCGTTTGGGAGAATCAATGTTTGTCGCCATTGAAAGCGGTCACCCAGAGGCTTGTCTCTTGCCGGATGTGTATCATATTTATAAAGGAGGCTCAGATTTTGCCGGACTGGGTTTGCTGAGCGGCTCTGCGATTCAGGTTTTCCATGTTAATGACTATCCCGCCGATCCACCACGCGAAACGATTAATGATTCGCATCGTGTTTATCCCGGCGATGGTGTGGCGACACTGTCGGAAATATTCCGCATGATTCATCGGGCTGGTTTCCGAGGCGCGTTATCGCTGGAATTATTCAACCGGGATTACTGGAAACAGGACCCGCTGGTTGTGGCGCAAACCGGCTTGCGAAAAACCAGAGAAGCGGTTCTGAAAGCGAAACTCGATCAACCGATCAAAGCTGACTGA
- a CDS encoding CNNM domain-containing protein → MNWLPLIGAVALFAIGLRLSALFSGSETGFYRVSFLRLNIDANHGDQVAKRLCWFAQNPSYFVATTLIGNNLANDLTTIAISIGVAELFQQSGGSAEIITTILFTPIIFIFGELVPKNLYYRAPSMLLKRYCFWFDLFYRAFWIISVPLVSITRLLERFSPDRNKPAQLVLGRQRLAKVLEEGHLEGLLGNSQKQLVRGMFSTAAQSVLKVMIPLKKITGVTRTTEAAEIIELAKQNQLSFIPIRARGNQSEWTAYIKLVDLITSPSPIIPAVYNMPQLQTDFSMLESLYLLRNSSSAYGAVYQNGTQIGIVSQLDLVNALCSSEGPLMLNPRAL, encoded by the coding sequence TTGAACTGGCTCCCTCTTATTGGCGCAGTGGCTCTGTTTGCTATTGGCCTGCGCCTCTCGGCCCTTTTCAGTGGTTCCGAAACAGGTTTTTACCGTGTCAGTTTTCTGCGATTGAACATCGACGCGAACCATGGTGACCAAGTCGCCAAACGACTCTGCTGGTTTGCTCAAAATCCCAGCTATTTTGTCGCCACCACGCTCATTGGAAACAATCTGGCAAATGACCTGACCACGATTGCGATTTCCATTGGTGTCGCCGAGCTGTTTCAGCAGTCGGGTGGCTCTGCGGAAATTATCACAACGATTTTATTCACCCCGATCATTTTTATTTTTGGAGAACTCGTTCCCAAAAACCTGTATTATCGGGCGCCGTCGATGCTTTTGAAACGGTACTGTTTCTGGTTTGATCTGTTTTATCGAGCCTTCTGGATCATTAGCGTTCCCCTGGTTTCGATCACACGCCTGCTGGAACGGTTCTCTCCTGATCGTAACAAACCCGCGCAGCTGGTGCTGGGACGCCAGAGACTGGCCAAAGTTTTGGAAGAGGGGCACCTCGAAGGTCTGCTTGGCAACTCGCAAAAACAACTGGTACGCGGGATGTTCAGCACGGCTGCGCAATCCGTCCTCAAAGTTATGATTCCACTCAAGAAAATCACGGGGGTCACGCGGACAACAGAAGCCGCCGAAATCATCGAACTTGCCAAACAGAACCAGCTTTCCTTTATCCCGATTCGCGCCCGTGGAAATCAGAGTGAATGGACGGCCTACATCAAACTGGTCGATCTGATTACTTCTCCCTCCCCGATCATCCCGGCCGTCTATAATATGCCTCAATTACAAACTGATTTCAGTATGCTCGAATCACTCTACCTCTTGAGAAATTCCTCTTCCGCCTACGGGGCCGTTTATCAGAATGGTACACAGATCGGCATCGTCAGCCAGCTCGATCTGGTGAATGCCCTCTGTTCCTCTGAAGGCCCCTTGATGTTAAATCCCCGCGCCTTATAA